The Corallococcus soli genome has a window encoding:
- a CDS encoding HmuY family protein, translating to MSSIPLRPGFLGRACAALLVAGLSSACGDDLQPQPGPGEEEDPIIHPEDSANLKHQDHGDGSFTSVVSAMEPTLWVGLDLDTGKEASATEDAAWDLAFQRFVVMSRGGVSGTGGVQVAVLTDTTFEQLTQAPATGWASDAADGDDVDTTPDTVFNAAGGWYAYDMKFHTLTPRPQLYVVRSDQGAYFKVELLSYYDDAGTPANVKLRWAKVTAPAGGQP from the coding sequence ATGTCCTCCATTCCGTTGCGCCCTGGTTTCCTGGGCCGCGCCTGCGCGGCGCTGCTCGTCGCGGGCCTGAGCTCCGCCTGCGGTGACGACCTCCAGCCCCAGCCGGGCCCCGGGGAAGAGGAGGACCCCATCATCCATCCGGAGGACAGCGCCAACCTCAAGCACCAGGACCACGGCGACGGGTCCTTCACGTCCGTCGTCAGCGCCATGGAGCCCACGCTCTGGGTGGGCCTGGATCTGGACACGGGCAAGGAGGCGAGCGCGACCGAGGACGCGGCCTGGGACCTGGCCTTCCAGCGCTTCGTGGTGATGTCGCGCGGGGGCGTCAGCGGGACGGGCGGCGTGCAGGTGGCCGTCCTCACGGACACGACCTTCGAACAGCTCACCCAGGCGCCGGCGACGGGCTGGGCCTCGGATGCCGCGGACGGCGATGACGTGGACACCACCCCGGACACGGTCTTCAACGCGGCGGGGGGCTGGTACGCCTACGACATGAAGTTCCACACGCTCACGCCGCGCCCGCAGCTCTACGTCGTGCGCTCCGACCAGGGGGCGTACTTCAAGGTGGAGCTGCTGTCGTACTACGACGACGCCGGCACGCCCGCGAACGTGAAGCTGCGGTGGGCGAAGGTCACCGCGCCGGCCGGGGGGCAG